Proteins encoded within one genomic window of Micromonospora halotolerans:
- a CDS encoding outer membrane protein assembly factor BamB family protein: MCGVKGLGVRGWLLLGLITVVVLAATGVWNPFPAVWDWVDRSKPISEPDVVWQQRVGGTPKSVTIAGDTVIVEQRTRVEARGLANGTQLWERKADWAAVAGGDRDAVVAVGKLLDKGYEVLDPATGVVRRRDERAVAVWTYRNLLLDAYCVQSTDCTLRAWDPRGTAPRWSAFLPGVNSGVLADNPELLGTRRLGAPRIDGGVAGPEPVPPLLGFPVDDRVHVVDTATGRVLQNVEPGREERLAVVGGRLLRIAATSRDGTCYFALTAVDPATGQQVWRRNGVNLRTADYAGCVQREDPQGARNVLIGVAPDGREAVIDGYDGRLLQVGAEGEKLLAVDDRYALVRSADKDSLLGRELSADHTRWTRPAGGKTGAALTPYAALIAEDKPSRLIAVEPRSGRELVLLRTSANALAVGPNGMIIGEGREIGYVRWGAGAAGVPPPDEGAVPAPDPGDTWRPPTDQGSCGPKNELCADGK, from the coding sequence GTGTGCGGTGTGAAGGGCCTTGGCGTACGCGGCTGGTTGCTGCTGGGGCTCATCACCGTGGTCGTCCTCGCCGCCACCGGCGTGTGGAACCCGTTCCCCGCCGTCTGGGACTGGGTCGACCGGAGCAAGCCGATCTCCGAGCCGGACGTGGTCTGGCAGCAGCGGGTCGGCGGCACCCCGAAGAGCGTCACCATCGCCGGCGACACCGTGATCGTCGAGCAGCGCACCCGGGTCGAGGCACGCGGCCTGGCCAACGGCACCCAGCTCTGGGAGCGCAAGGCCGACTGGGCGGCGGTGGCCGGCGGCGACCGGGACGCGGTCGTCGCCGTGGGCAAGCTCCTGGACAAGGGCTACGAGGTGCTCGACCCCGCCACCGGCGTGGTGCGCCGCCGCGACGAGCGGGCGGTGGCCGTCTGGACCTACCGCAACCTGCTGCTCGACGCCTACTGCGTGCAGTCCACCGACTGCACGCTGCGGGCCTGGGATCCGCGCGGCACCGCGCCGCGCTGGAGCGCCTTCCTGCCCGGCGTGAACAGCGGGGTGCTCGCCGACAACCCCGAGCTGCTGGGCACCCGGCGGCTCGGCGCGCCGCGGATCGACGGCGGGGTGGCCGGGCCGGAGCCGGTCCCGCCGCTGCTCGGCTTCCCGGTCGACGACCGGGTGCACGTCGTGGACACCGCCACCGGGCGGGTTCTCCAGAACGTCGAGCCCGGCCGCGAGGAGCGGCTCGCGGTGGTCGGCGGCCGGCTGCTCCGGATCGCCGCCACCTCCCGCGACGGGACCTGCTACTTCGCCCTCACCGCCGTCGACCCGGCCACCGGCCAGCAGGTGTGGCGCCGCAACGGGGTGAACCTGCGGACCGCCGACTACGCCGGCTGCGTGCAGCGGGAGGACCCGCAGGGCGCCCGGAACGTGCTCATCGGGGTCGCCCCGGACGGGCGCGAGGCGGTGATCGACGGGTACGACGGCCGGCTGCTCCAGGTCGGCGCCGAGGGCGAGAAGCTGCTCGCCGTCGACGACCGCTACGCGCTCGTGCGCAGCGCCGACAAGGACTCGCTCCTCGGCCGGGAGCTGTCGGCCGACCACACCCGGTGGACCCGGCCGGCCGGCGGGAAGACCGGCGCGGCGCTCACCCCGTACGCGGCGCTGATCGCCGAGGACAAGCCGTCCCGGCTCATCGCGGTCGAACCGCGCAGCGGTCGGGAGCTGGTCCTCCTGCGCACCTCGGCGAACGCCCTGGCGGTCGGCCCGAACGGCATGATCATCGGGGAGGGCCGGGAGATCGGGTACGTCCGCTGGGGCGCCGGGGCCGCCGGGGTGCCTCCGCCGGACGAGGGCGCGGTGCCCGCGCCGGACCCGGGCGACACCTGGCGACCCCCGACCGACCAGGGCAGTTGCGGCCCGAAGAACGAGCTCTGCGCCGACGGCAAGTGA
- a CDS encoding fumarate hydratase: MSSAAAFSYAPLLPTGPDQTEYRLVTDEGVDVVNGPGGRRFLTVEPAALTALTAEAMHDIAHFLRPAHLAQLRSIIDDPAASPNDRFVALDLLRNANIAAGGVLPMCQDTGTAIVMGKRGRHVLTDGTDAEAISRGVYQAYTRLNLRYSQLAPLTMWDERNTGSNLPAQVELYAEDPDGHADAYKFLFMAKGGGSANKSYLYQETKALLNPTRMMQFLEEKLRLIGTAACPPYHLAIVIGGTSAEYALKTAKYASAKYLDALPTQGSMSAHGFRDLELEAEVLELTRNFGIGAQFGGRYFCHDVRVVRLPRHGASCPVAIAVSCSADRQAVAKITPSGVWLERLETDPARYLPDVTEAHLDSSEVVRVDLNRPMDEIRAELSKYPVKTRLSLTGPLVVARDIAHAKIAERLDAGEPMPQYLRDHAVYYAGPAKTPEGYASGSFGPTTAGRMDAYVEKFQAAGGSMVMLAKGNRSAQVTRSCQTHGGFYLGSIGGPAARLAQDCIKHVEVLEYPELGMEAVWKIEVEDFPAFIVVDDKGEDFFAEVTKPVLTVGRR, from the coding sequence ATGAGCAGTGCCGCCGCCTTCTCGTACGCCCCCCTGCTGCCGACCGGACCCGACCAGACGGAGTACCGCCTGGTCACCGATGAGGGCGTCGACGTCGTCAACGGCCCGGGTGGCCGACGGTTCCTCACCGTGGAGCCCGCCGCGCTGACCGCGCTGACCGCCGAGGCGATGCACGACATCGCCCACTTCCTCCGCCCGGCCCACCTGGCCCAGCTCCGGTCGATCATCGACGACCCGGCGGCCTCGCCGAACGACCGGTTCGTCGCGCTGGACCTGCTGCGCAACGCCAACATCGCCGCCGGCGGCGTGCTGCCGATGTGCCAGGACACCGGCACCGCGATCGTCATGGGCAAGCGTGGCCGGCACGTGCTCACCGACGGCACCGACGCCGAGGCCATCTCGCGCGGCGTCTACCAGGCCTACACCCGGCTCAACCTGCGCTACTCGCAGCTGGCCCCGCTGACCATGTGGGACGAGCGGAACACCGGCAGCAACCTGCCGGCCCAGGTCGAGCTCTACGCCGAGGATCCGGACGGGCACGCCGACGCGTACAAGTTCCTCTTCATGGCCAAGGGCGGTGGCTCGGCCAACAAGTCCTACCTCTACCAGGAGACCAAGGCGCTGTTGAATCCCACGCGGATGATGCAGTTCCTGGAGGAGAAGCTGCGCCTCATCGGCACCGCGGCCTGCCCGCCCTACCACCTGGCCATCGTCATCGGCGGCACCTCCGCCGAGTACGCGCTGAAGACCGCCAAGTACGCCTCCGCGAAATACCTGGACGCCCTCCCGACGCAGGGCTCGATGAGCGCGCACGGCTTCCGCGACCTCGAACTGGAGGCCGAGGTGCTGGAGCTGACCCGCAACTTCGGCATCGGCGCGCAGTTCGGTGGGCGCTACTTCTGCCACGACGTCCGGGTGGTCCGGCTGCCCCGGCACGGCGCGTCCTGCCCGGTGGCCATCGCGGTCTCGTGCTCGGCCGACCGCCAGGCGGTCGCCAAGATCACCCCGTCGGGTGTCTGGCTGGAGCGCCTGGAGACCGACCCGGCGCGCTACCTGCCCGACGTCACCGAGGCCCACCTGGACAGCTCCGAGGTGGTCCGGGTCGACCTCAACCGGCCGATGGACGAGATCCGCGCCGAGCTGTCGAAATACCCGGTGAAGACCCGGCTGTCGCTGACCGGCCCGCTCGTGGTGGCCCGGGACATCGCACACGCCAAGATCGCCGAGCGGCTGGACGCCGGCGAGCCGATGCCGCAGTACCTGCGCGACCACGCCGTCTACTACGCCGGCCCGGCCAAGACCCCGGAGGGCTACGCCTCCGGCTCGTTCGGCCCCACCACGGCCGGCCGGATGGACGCCTACGTGGAGAAGTTCCAGGCCGCCGGCGGCTCGATGGTGATGCTGGCCAAGGGCAACCGCTCCGCCCAGGTCACCCGCTCCTGCCAGACCCACGGGGGCTTCTACCTCGGCTCGATCGGCGGCCCGGCCGCCCGCCTCGCCCAGGACTGCATCAAGCACGTCGAGGTGCTCGAATACCCCGAGCTGGGCATGGAGGCGGTGTGGAAGATCGAGGTGGAGGACTTCCCGGCCTTCATCGTGGTCGACGACAAGGGCGAGGACTTCTTCGCCGAGGTCACCAAGCCGGTGCTCACCGTCGGGCGGCGCTGA